From Armatimonadota bacterium:
GATCCAGACTCTCAGAACTGCTCTGCAGAGTGCGTGAGGAGTTGAGAGACGTGGATCAGGTGCTCAGTCCGGACTATGGCGGATACAGCATTAGAGCGCAGGTTCAATCGATTCTGGCTTTCGCATGGAGTGACCTCGAAGACACCCGTCCTCAGAAACTAGCGGGCTACGGACCGATATCCAATGAGGCGGAGTCTTTCTTGTCACCACGCATCCAGCGGCTGATTGATCTTGTGCTGAAGATGAGTTCGGTGCTCTCCGCCGGGGATGACCTTGCCGGTGAATCGGATGCACCCGAGGAGCTGGAATGACCCGTGTCCATCACAAAGAGGGAGATGATTTCGTTGACACGCTGATCGGTTTTTCGCTGAAGCATCCGGTGCCCGAGGTAGCGCAGTTTGCGGCAGAGATACTGGGCAAGATCGGCGATAAGAGAGCTGTTGAGCCGCTGATCGCAATTCTGGAGGGAACACCTGAGCCAGGCCTCGCGGAGGCCGCCACTGAGGCATTGGGCAAGTTGAAGGATATGAGCGCTGTTCCCATTCTGTCACACATGCTGGAGCGTGGGGCGATGGTGGTCAGAGTCAGAGCAGCCGGTGCGTTGGGAGAGCTATGCGGGGATGAAGCGGTCAGCGCACTGGAATCAGCGGCAGAAACAGATCCGAACCGAACGGTTCGTGATGCGGCAGAGAAGGCCCTTGCCCGGATCAGTGCAGGAGGAGCCAGCCGGCTCGACACGCGCCTTGCACAGCAGTCATTGTGAAACGATATCGGCAACGCACCAGGCCTTCATGCGGTCTGGTTATTTCGCATCACACTGAATGAGGAGGATCATCAATGGGTTCAACAATCGAGCACGTCCAGGCAAGGGAAATCCTGGACTCCAGAGGGAATCCGACGGTAGAGGTGGAGGTCTACCTGGCCGACGGCACCAAGGGATGGGCTGCTGTCCCATCCGGAGCGTCCACGGGAACAAACGAAGCCGTCGAGCTTAGGGATGAGGACAAGTCACGCTACGGCGGCAAGGGCGTCCTGAAGGCGGTCGAGAACGTCAACTCTGCTATCGCGGAACAAGTGGAGGGCATGGACGCCGTCGAGCAGATCGCCGTAGACCAGGCGATGATCGAGTTGGACGGCACCCCGAACAAGTCGAAGCTCGGAGCCAATGCCATCCTGGGCGTCTCCCTTGCGGTAGCCAAAGCGGCAGCGGAGTTCAGCGGGCTGCCCCTGTACCGATATGTCGGCGGAGCCGGCGCCCGAGACCTGCCGGTGCCTATGATGAACATCCTCAACGGCGGCAAGCACGCCGACAGCAACGTGGACCTTCAGGAGTTCATGGCCATGCCCGTTGGGGCGTCCAGCTTTGCCGAAGCCCTGCGCTGGTGCTCTGAGGTATATCACAGCCTGAAGTCCGTGCTGAAGAGCAGAGGGCTCAGCACGTCGGTCGGAGACGAGGGCGGATTCGCCCCGAACCTGAAGGCGAATGAAGAGGCGATCGCCGTGATCGTAGAGGCGATTGAGAAGGCAGGCTACCGGCCGGGGGAACAGGTGGCGATCTCGCTTGATCCCGCGGCGAGCGAGTTCTACCAGGACGACAAGTATTTGCTCAGGGGCGAGGGCACTACCAAGACCAGCGCCGAGATGGTTGACTACTATGCGGGACTGATTGAGAAGTATCCCATCGTCAATCTCGAAGACGGACTGGCGGAGGATGACTGGGCCGGATGGAAACTCCTGAATGAGAAGCTTGGGAAGAAGATACAGCTCGTGGGGGACGACATCTTCGTCACCAATCCATCCTTCCTCAAGAAGGGTGTCGAGCTCAAAGCTGCGAACTCGATCCTCATCAAGCTGAACCAGATCGGTACGCTGACGGAGACTCTCGAAACCATCCAGATGGCCAAGCAGGCAGGATGGACGGCCGTGGTCTCGCATCGCTCCGGCGAGACGGAAGACACTACGATCGCCGACCTGGTTGTGGGTGTGAACACCGGCCAGATCAAGACCGGCGCTCCGGCGAGAACGGAGCGCGCAGCGAAGTACAACCGCCTCCTGCGCATCGAAGAGGAACTGGGCACGGCCGCTCGGTATCCGGGAAGCGATGCATTCTACAGCGTGGGGCGCTGAGGCTGCCGCATGCCCTCGACCGCTCTGCTCGGTGCTCGGTCGAGGGCATATCTGATCGCTCTCAGCGGCTGACCTGAGAATATTGACCTGCATGCCGGCTCTTGGTACAATGAGGCTCCGGAATCTACGGGTGATGAAGTCCACCACAACCGTCCCGTAGCGCGCAGGACTGATGACTTCTATACGGGCAACACCGATAGCCTGAAAGGGGTTTGTGGTGGACAATCACTGGTTGGCTTCTGCGTTCTGGATCGGGCTGGCTCTGCTGGCCTCCCTCATCTCGATCAGGCTCGCGATATCCGTCGCTCTCATCGAGATCATCGTCGGCTCGCTCGGCGGCAATCTGCTGGGCCTCTCGGTTACTCCATGGGTCACCTACCTTGCGGGGGTCGGGGCTATCCTGCTCACTTTTCTTGCGGGAGCGGAGATCGACCCGGTCGTCCTGCGCAGACACTTCGCATCGAGCATGAGTATAGGATCCGCCGGCTTTGCACTGCCCTTCGCCGGCGTACTGCTGTATACTCGCTTCGTCAGCGGTTGGACCTGGGCTCAGGCCGAGATAGCGGCCCTGGCACTCTCCACAACGTCGGTCGCCGTGGTCTACGCCGTGATGGTCGAGACCGGCTTCAACCGGACCGAGATCGGGAAGATCATCCTCGCGGCGTGTTTCATCAATGATCTTGGGACGGTGCTGGTACTCGGCATACTCTTTGCAAACTACAATGCCTGGCTGGCCCTGTTCGCTATAGTGACCGGTGTCGTTATGTGGCTGCTCCCGAAGTTCGTGCCCTGGTTCTTCGCGCGGGTCGGGAACAGGATCAGCGAACCCGAGACGAAGTTCATCCTGCTGGTCCTGTTCGGACTTGGCGGACTGGCCAACGTCGCCAAGAGCGAGGCCGTGCTCCCTGCGTATCTCATCGGAATGGTGCTCGCGCCGTTCTTCCTGCGGGAGAGGATTCTGGCCCAGCGCATTCGCGTGATAGCGTTTTCCCTGCTTACACCGTTCTTCTTCCTGAAGGCCGGATCGCTCGTCAAGTTCGAGACCGCGGCCACCTCCCTCGGACTTATCCTGGTGCTGCTGGCGGTGAAAATGGTTACGAAGTCCATCGGCATCCAGCCCCTGACCCAAGTGTTCCGATTCGGGAAGCGCGAGGGAATCTACACGACGCTCATGATGTCCACCGGTCTCACTTTCGGGAGCATCTGCGCCTTGTTCGGCCTGAACAACGGCATCATCAACCAGGACCAGTACACGGTGCTGGTGACCGCAGTGATTGGCAGCGCGGTCGTTCCTACGCTTATCGCACAGAGATGGTTCCAGCCCAAGCTGGAGATCGCAGAGGAGGAGGCATCCGATGCACAAGAAGCTGCTGCTAGGGCTTGACGGGTCAGAGAACTCGTTCAAGGCCCTGGAGGAAGCGATTGAGTTGGCAAGGCTCTATAAAGCTGAACTCCACACGATATCCGTTGAGGAAATCCCTCACTTTGCAGAAACGATCGGCGAGGTGGTGGAGGAGCAGGATCTGGCCGATCACAGATTCCGCGAGGCTGTCGAGAGAGCGCGAGATATGGGCGACCGACGGGGGGTTGACATCCATTCCCACATAGTTATCGGGCATGAAGTGAAGACGATCGTCGAGTTCGCGAAGTCGGGCGGGTTCGACCTGCTGGTGCTCGGATTCATGGGGCATTCGGCACTGTACGACCGCGTGATGGGGAGCACCTGCCAGAGCCTTGTGCGCCTGACACCATGCTCGGTCCTGGTGGTCAAGTAGCAATTTCGCCTGAATTACCTCTGCGGTCAGCCGCACGTGAATCGGCACCGAATACTGTCTCGCCCTCGGCGTTCAATGCTGACCCATCTCCGTACGCTTGGCGCACGCTCAGGAAGGTGGGGCATCGTTCGGCGCCGATTACGCGCTTGGGAGGGTCATACGTGCACATCGAGTCAGAGTAACTCGACTTTCCTGCAAGCAAGCGTCTGAGATAGACGGATTCCATGGTAGAATAGATAGCGGACGGAGTGCTCGATCAACCGGTGCCGAACGAACCCCTGCGCGCCCTCGCGCCTCGCGGGAGGCAAGTGCAGGAAGGAGTTGACGATGGCTCTGAGATGCTTCCTGTTGCTTCTCTGTGTTTGCACGGTCATATGCGCGCTGCCCGCCGACGCGCAGGATGCGACAGTCGCAGTCGCTTCAGATACTCACTTTGGCAGCGCCTCGCCTTCCGCCAAAGTCCAGTTGTGCATACAGAGGATGAACACCATCGCGGGCGCGGCCTATCCCGGCAGCATCGGCGGTACGGTCGCTACCCCGAGCGCAGCTATTCTCTGCGGAGATCTCTGCACGGGCGGCACTCTCTTCCACTCGGCGAGCGATGACGACTTCAGGCAGCAGTGGAGCGGGTTCGACTACTGCTTCCCTGCAGATGGCGCCCCGGACGCCAACCGCCTGCACTACCCTGTCTACGCCGCTCCGGGCAATCACGACTACTACAGATGGCTCGGCACGACGACGTCGGGCACTTCGACGGTGGTAGCGCAGGGACTGATGGCACGCTACGGCTCCGGGACGGGCGGCATTCAGGAAGGCAACGTGTGCTACTCCGTGGATATTGGCGGCGTGCACTTCGTGTGCCTGGGCAGGTACGCGGACGATCAAGTGCTGGCCTGGCTCGAGGCCGACCTGGCGGTCACGACGAGGGGTACGCCGATTGTCTGCTTCCTGCACTACCCGCTTGACGACAGCGGGCTGTGGTACACCCAGGCGGAGCGGGACGCACTGGCGGCGAAGCTGGTCGGGCACAGGGTGGTGTGTGTGCTCCACGGGCACAGCCACGATACGCACTGCTACTCCTGGCGCGGCACGACGGTGTTCGACGACGGTGCGACCAACGAAGACGCGGATTTTGGGATACTCAGGGTCACCGACTCCCGAACTATCTATGCCCAGCGACAGGCGCTGTCCGGCGGCGGGGATTACTGGAAATGGTCAGGACAGTTCGTCACGATCACCGGCTATGCGCTGACCGGGTCTGGTCCGATCATGGGAGCAAGCATATCCGCAGGCAGCGACGGAGGCAGCACGACTACCGGAGTCGACGGATACTACAGCCTGTCCGTGCCCGTCGGCTGGTCCGGCACAGTCACGCCGTACAAGGAGGGGATCGTCTTCTCGACGCCGCCTCGGTCGTACAACAACATCCAGTCGAGCACCGCCGCACAGGACTACATATCGGACTCGGTTCCGCCTCTCGCCGGTACGGCCTCATCGCCGGCTCGCGCAAACGCCCCGTTCAGGGTCAGCTACTCCGGGGCTTCGGATGACTATGCCCTGGCAAGGGTAGATCTGTGGTACCGCATTGGCGCAGGCGGCCTGTGGACGGATTCGGGGCTGTCTTCGACAGGCGCCGGCGGCGGCTTCACTTTTGCTCCTGACGGCGACGGCATCTACTACTTCGACCTTGTGGCGGTTGACTCGGTCGGCAACAGGTCCGCACCCGCTTCCGGAGACGGAGACTGCCATACGATCTACGACTCCACACTTCGGGTGTTCGCGATCACGAATCGGGACCTCCACGGTGTTATCGGAGAGGCGGCGGCAACTTACCTGTTCACGGCATTCGGCCGCGTTGTGTCCGCGGACCTTGACGCTTTCACGATTGACGACGGGTCGGCGATGCCTGTCCGGGTTCTGTCACCCGCTCACGGGCTGCAGATCGGGGACTACGTGATGGCAGCCGGCGCCTGGTCGCCTGACTCGACTCACCCCGCACTGGACGCCTCGAGCGTCACAAAGCTTCAGTAGGCCTTGGCGGCCGCCGTATAGAGCGGCTGAGAGGCTTGCATTGCGGAGGAACGCCCGCCGGATCGTGAATCGGCACCGAGTATTGACCCACCGTCGGCATCCTGCGAATCGGCCTACAAGTATGACCCTCCTGAGCGCATAGTCGGCGCCGAACGGTGACCCACTCTGTTGAGCGTGCGTCATGCGTGCGGAGACGGATCAGTATTGGACGCCGATGGTGGATCAGTATTGCATGCCGGTTGGCAGGCCAGATTGCCGATCCTCGCCGGGTGCGGTATAATGCACCTGTGGAGCTGCCGGTTCCGTGCCCCGTTTTGGGCGGGAAATCTCCCATCTACTGCGGTGAAATACTCGCCTATAGAGGGCAATACAAGGCAAGTCCACTCCGCTTTTTGAGCGTGAAGCGGTAATAGACGGGCGTGGAGAGGTGGCCGAGCGGACTAAGGCAACGGTCTTGAAAGGCTTCCGGATCTGGGGCTTTTCACGCTCAGGAAGTCCCTTCTTCCTCCCATTCAGCCCCGGTGTCCCAGATCTGTCCCAAGTTCCTCCCAAGTTTCTGCCAAGTTCTGCCACAGCGAGCGTTTCGGCGCCGAAGTGCAACTCCGTGCGGGCGACCGCTCTTGCCCTTAGGAAGCCGTAGGCATGCGAGGGAGACTCCTCATTCTAAGGTCCAACGGCTGATTGAATTCATCTGCAACCGCCCGCGCCACCCAAAGTGGCCGTACCAAATGCTACCGGATTTGCATTTGGCGCTACTGCATGCTAGGATGAGGCCCAATCACTTGACATCGAATGGCAAAAGTCGTAAACTCTTTACGATTATTGCAGCTCGGAATCAAGTACAGCGGGGTGATTGCCATGCAGGAGTTCTTCGCCACACATCCGGTGTTTACCTATGAGGAGTTCGCAGACCATCTGGCTCTGCGGGACTCGAGCAACGTGAGAACGCGCAAGGCCCTTCTGACTCACTATACGAAATCAGGGCGCCTAGTGCGCGTTCGACGGGGACTCTATTCCGTCGTTCCCTTCGGTCAAACGCCAGAGATGGTACACCCCGACCCGTTCCTAATCGCGTCGAGAATGACGCCCGATGCCGCCCTCGCATACCACACGGCACTGGAGTTCCACGGCAGAGCGTATTCCGCGTTCCACGAGTTCACCTACCTGACGCGAACAGCCACCCGTCGCGCCGAGTTCCGCGGAGATACGTTCCGCGGAGCGGCGTTCCCCACGTCGCTCCTGCAGCGTAGACAGGAAAACTTCGGAGTCGAGACCGCTGACCGCTCTGGACTGGAGGCTCGGGTCACAAACCTTGAGCGTACCCTAGTTGATGTCCTCGACCGTCCGGCTTCGTCCGGCGGCTGGGAGGAGATATGGAGGTCACTGGAATCGGTCGAGTACTTCGATCTCGAGCAGGTCACTGAGTATGCTTTGATGCTCGACAACGCGACCACCGTCGCCAAGGTCGGCTTCTACCTCGAGCAACACGCAGAGCAGTTGATGGTGGAGGAATCCTCCCTGCCCCGGCTTCGGGCGCACGTCCCGAAGAGGGCGCACTACCTGGAGCGCTCGGCCCGCGAACCTGCACGACTTGTCGAGCCCTGGAACCTGATAGTACCCGAAAGGATACTCAACCGAAGCTGGGAGGAAGTCCGATGAGGGTGTCAATCGAGCACCTCACCGCCGAATCGGCGGCAACCGGTTTCCGTCCGGAGATGCTGGAGAAGGTCATCCACCTGCTCGGACTACTCGAAGGATTCACTCACCACCCGTACCTGAAGAATCGAATCGCGCTGAAGGGCGGGACCGCCCTGAACCTGTTCGTCTTCGATCTGCCGCGCTTGTCGGTTGACATAGACCTGAACTACATCGGTGCGGCGGATCGTGACACCATGCTTGCGGAGAGGCCGAAGGTCGAGCAGGCGATCGCGGCCGTCTGCGGCCGGCAGGATTTCGGCATCCAGCGCATACCGGAAGACCATGCCGGTGGGAAGTGGCGACTCCGGTATGACAGCGCATTGGGCCAAGGCGGAAACGTGGAAGTAGACCTGAACTTCATGTTCCGAGTACTGCTTTGGCCCTTGGAGGTTCGGGGTTCTCGCCAGGTCGGCTCCCACTCCGTGTCGGGAATCCCTGTCCTGAACGAACACGAACTCGCTGCGGGGAAACTCGCGGCGCTGCTTTCTCGGCACGCGGCCAGAGACCTCTTCGACGCGCACCTGTTCCTGACGCAAGCTGCCTTCGATCCTTGCAGGCTTCGCCTCGCATTCACAGTCTATGGGGCCATGAGCCGCAATGACTGGCGGACAGTGTCGGTGGATGACGTCGGCTTCGAGACTCGAGAACTCCGCAGCACCCTGTTCCCGGTTCTGCGATCGGAGCATCTCGCCGGAGTGACCGATTCCGACGACTGGGCGCGGCAGATGGTGGAGGAAACCCGCACCGCCCTGAGCGTAGTCCTTCCATTCTCCGATGCGGAGCGGGAGTTTCTTGACCGCGTTCTGGATCACGGCCAGTTGGAACCTTCGCGCCTCACAGATGATGCCGACCTTGCTGACCGAATCCTTCACCATCCTGCTCTCCTCTGGAAGGTTCAGAACATCCGAGAGTTCAAGGGAAGATAATGTCCTGTGAATCGGCCTGGGATAATGTGTGAATCGGCACTGAGTATTCACCCACCGTCGGCATCCAATACTGACCCATCTCCTTACGCTTAGCACACGCTCAGCGAAGTGGGTCACCGTTCGGCGCCGATTATGCGCGCAGGAGGGTCATACTTGTACGCCGATTCACACGCTCCGTGCCTCTCGCGACGGAACCGTACATGAAGGCCACCTCGATGCGGTCCGAAAGTGCCGCGAGCGAGGCCCTCAGGACGTCCGCGATGCCGACGGTCTTGACCATCAAACCGCGCAGTTCCGCGAACACGGGGGATTCCTTGTTCGCCTTGTATAGGACCTGGTTGCCTCGCCGCGATCTGATCACCAGGCCTGCATCCACCAGGCGAGCCAACTCACGCTGCACAGCCCCGTGCCCCATCCCGACGGCGCGCACGATGTGGCGCAGGTGGAAAGATTCGTCACTGTGGCAGAAGAGGATCGCAAGTACCGCCTGCCGAACCCCGCCGAAAAGTGCTGAACCGATACTCATCGTTGTCATGATTGCACCCATCCTGGGTTCGATCGTACCCGATTTGAGTTCACTGTGTCAAGCGGAGGAAGCGCTATTGTGGATGTTCCGGGATTCTGTCACCCCCTGGGAAGTGTGCATCGGCATCCAATATTGACCCATCCCCGGCAGTAAGGGTGTCGTAGTGCTTCCGATCTTGGTTCGCCTCTGTCCGGGTTATCCCGGAGGGTCCGGAGGGATTGCTGAGGCGGGTCATTATTGCACGCCGATTCACAATAGGCCAATCCCGCCTTGCCCGGCACGAACGACGGTCAACGACCGGCCCAAGCTGCGTCGATATGCCGGACGAAGGCCTGGACGACCCGGTCAATCGCCTTATCGAAGTCGAACTCGATGCCCGCGCGAAGCAGTGGCACGATATCGCGGCGGAAATGCGCATCCTCGCGCTTGTCCATCAGGTTGGCGATGAACTCGGGTCCGGTGATGCGGAGGCCGTCAGCGGCGACGTATTCGACGAAGGCTTCCACAACCTCACGGGCGTGCAGATCGGACATCCGCAGAGCGTAGTCCAGATCGAAAAGATCACGGCCCTTCTTGCGTTGGTATAGAGCCCGAAGCTTCGTTCCCAGGAGTTCCTCAAGAGGAAACGTCGTTATCTCGGTCGATCCACTAATCCAGCGAGATTCGACCGACAAAGGCATTCGGGCGATCCTGGTGCGCCCGACGTGTTCGCGGGTATTGATCTCCAACTTCAGCCGCAAAGTCGTGGCGGGATCTGCTTCCGCGACAAAGCGGTAGACCAGACGGAACGATGCAAGCCGATGCTGGTAGTTGGGCACGCCGAGCAAATGATCGAGCAGGCCGCGAATGCGATCGAGCGTCGGACCGGTCGGTGCGGGATCAAGCTGGACAAGGTCCACGTCTTCGGAATAGCGTGCCGCCGGAAGTAGAAACAGCTTGTACAGCGCCGTACCGCCGCGGAACGCCAGCCGGCGGCTGATCTCTTCGTCTCCGAACAGTTCGAGCAAGACCCGGCTGATGACGAGGTCCTGCTCGACCATGTCAGGGTGACTCCACGGGGCGTATTGCTGCCACTCGGTTATGTAAGCATTCGGGATCACAGGTCCGCCTCGATCTCGGCATTTGCGATTACCCGCCACTTGGGGTCGCGCGGGCCGTCCGCGGGCATATCGGTGCGCGCGGCGCGCCACTTCGTCTGCTTGCCGCGCAACCCGTCCGCGAGCGCACCGGTCTTCTCAGCCCAACCGGTGTTGTCCAGCAGCCAGCCGAGCCGCTGGAGGACGGCAACCTCTGAACCTGAATCAATCAGCGCGGCCAGGTGATCCGAGGTGATCCGTTCCCCGAGTTCCTGCAGAACCGTAGCCGCGAGATCCAGTGACGGGCAGGCCTTGGGGTACCTGAGTATATCGTAGGCGGTGACCTCGGGCGTGCTCACGTTGAAGTAACCGGCAGGCGATTGCCGCTTTTCGCAACAAGTACCCGGGATCTGCTTCTTGAAGAAGAACGAGATGCTGTAGGGGCCCTTGGCCAGGTCTCGGAACTCTCTGTCTCGAACAACCTGAACCTGCTGGGGCTTCTGGTGTGAAGCTCCGTGGAGCATGGCGGCGCTCAACATGCCGATGTAGTACCGTCCGCCGAGATGCTTCATCCAGTCGTCAACGAACCACTCCACGGGCAGAAATCCGCTTCCCTGGTGCTGTGGGTCGATTATGACGTAGAAGCCTGTACTGGGAGAGAAGAGCCAGCCATGTTTTGCCAGCCTGCTGAGCGCTCTCCGGGTCTTCTCGCCAGTGCCAACGGCATTCTCCGCATCTTGCAGGGAAAACGTGTAGTAACCGTGCTCAAGTCGGGATAGCACGAAGTCCTTTGCGCGCAGGCTTTTCATCTGCATATACCGCCAAAAAGTGTCCTTTTCTGCAGATGAGTGTACCAGACGGCGTCGTGGAAGTCAAATTGTGAGTCGGCACTGAATACTGACCACCATCGGCGTCCAATACTGACCCATCCCCGCACGCTCAGCGCACACTCAGCAAAGTGGGTCGCCGTTCGACGCCGATTATGCGCTCAGGAGGGTCATACTTGTACGCCGATTCACACAGTACTGTCCGATACCCGCAGTTATCCGTGGGAAATATGGGAAAATATGGCGAAATCTATCGAAAGAGAGAACCGTCGGGCGCACCTTCCTGTGCCACTCCTCCGGACACTCTATGCTACGTCCGGGCGGACGAACCGGCGATAGTCGGCAGCCAGCGAGTAGCTCCGTCCACGCCTCGACAGATCGGCAACGACCAACCACCCGTCATTGACCCACTGCTGCATAAGCACTCTCGCCATCCGGTCCGAGAGCCCCAGAGCCAATGCCACGTCGGAAGCCCTGATCACCTCTCGACTGGCAAACAAAGCGACGACGACTCTAGCCCTGTGGTCCAGTTTCTGAAGCTCCTCTGGCTCTGCGGGCATGCCCTGATCGGCATAACGCTGTGCTTCCTCCCTCGCAGCCGTGAACACCGTCGAAAGCGTACTGACGAAGTAGTCCACCCAGCCGGTAAGGTCGGCTTCTGTACGACCCATGTAGTAGTTGTGATGTTCGCCCACATCGAGCGCCGAGTAATAAGCGTCCAGATCACGGGCGTGATACTCCTCAAGACTGAACAATCCGTTCAGACCGTAGCCGCCTGCGTGGAGGATGAATGTGGCGAGAAGGCGTGAGGTGCGCCCATTGCCGTCATAGTAGGGGTGGATGGTGACGAACTGGTAGTGGGCGAGCCCTGCCAGCATCACGGTCGGCACCTGCTCCTTCTCGGCTCTCTGGATCCAGTCGGTGAGTTGACTCATCAGTGCAGGCACGTCGTGGGCTTCAGGAGGCATGTAGACAAGTCGCCCGGAGACCGAATCCCTGATCGCATTCTGTCCATCCCTGTAAGGAAGCGGCTTCGCCCGGCTGCCGTTCATCACGATTGCGTGAATCCGCCTGATAGTGTCTTCGGTGAAGGGCTTGTTCCTTCTAGCCCAATCCTCGACACGCAACAGGGCATTCCAGTAGTTGCGCACTTCCGCCGCGTCACGCTCCCGCCCGTGGAAGCTACGACGCCTTCGGGATACTACTTCGTCTGCTTCCTGGAGCGTCAGCCTGTTACCCTCGATCCTGGTCGAGTAGTGAGTTGACCGCAGCCTCGCCCGCCTCGACAGCTCAGCTTCGACGACCGGGGGCAGGGGTGTTGACTCGACCACGACACGGGCAGCCTCGATGTCCATCAGGTGCCGAGCGATTGCCGGTGTGATCGTGTATCTGGGTTGCCAGACGGTCTTCATGTGCACGAATCCATTGCCGATAACGACACCACGCATTGCCGATAAACTGCCGATAAATCATACCACATTC
This genomic window contains:
- a CDS encoding HEAT repeat domain-containing protein, producing the protein MTRVHHKEGDDFVDTLIGFSLKHPVPEVAQFAAEILGKIGDKRAVEPLIAILEGTPEPGLAEAATEALGKLKDMSAVPILSHMLERGAMVVRVRAAGALGELCGDEAVSALESAAETDPNRTVRDAAEKALARISAGGASRLDTRLAQQSL
- the eno gene encoding phosphopyruvate hydratase; this encodes MGSTIEHVQAREILDSRGNPTVEVEVYLADGTKGWAAVPSGASTGTNEAVELRDEDKSRYGGKGVLKAVENVNSAIAEQVEGMDAVEQIAVDQAMIELDGTPNKSKLGANAILGVSLAVAKAAAEFSGLPLYRYVGGAGARDLPVPMMNILNGGKHADSNVDLQEFMAMPVGASSFAEALRWCSEVYHSLKSVLKSRGLSTSVGDEGGFAPNLKANEEAIAVIVEAIEKAGYRPGEQVAISLDPAASEFYQDDKYLLRGEGTTKTSAEMVDYYAGLIEKYPIVNLEDGLAEDDWAGWKLLNEKLGKKIQLVGDDIFVTNPSFLKKGVELKAANSILIKLNQIGTLTETLETIQMAKQAGWTAVVSHRSGETEDTTIADLVVGVNTGQIKTGAPARTERAAKYNRLLRIEEELGTAARYPGSDAFYSVGR
- a CDS encoding cation:proton antiporter; the protein is MDNHWLASAFWIGLALLASLISIRLAISVALIEIIVGSLGGNLLGLSVTPWVTYLAGVGAILLTFLAGAEIDPVVLRRHFASSMSIGSAGFALPFAGVLLYTRFVSGWTWAQAEIAALALSTTSVAVVYAVMVETGFNRTEIGKIILAACFINDLGTVLVLGILFANYNAWLALFAIVTGVVMWLLPKFVPWFFARVGNRISEPETKFILLVLFGLGGLANVAKSEAVLPAYLIGMVLAPFFLRERILAQRIRVIAFSLLTPFFFLKAGSLVKFETAATSLGLILVLLAVKMVTKSIGIQPLTQVFRFGKREGIYTTLMMSTGLTFGSICALFGLNNGIINQDQYTVLVTAVIGSAVVPTLIAQRWFQPKLEIAEEEASDAQEAAARA
- a CDS encoding universal stress protein, whose protein sequence is MHKKLLLGLDGSENSFKALEEAIELARLYKAELHTISVEEIPHFAETIGEVVEEQDLADHRFREAVERARDMGDRRGVDIHSHIVIGHEVKTIVEFAKSGGFDLLVLGFMGHSALYDRVMGSTCQSLVRLTPCSVLVVK
- a CDS encoding metallophosphoesterase, whose amino-acid sequence is MALRCFLLLLCVCTVICALPADAQDATVAVASDTHFGSASPSAKVQLCIQRMNTIAGAAYPGSIGGTVATPSAAILCGDLCTGGTLFHSASDDDFRQQWSGFDYCFPADGAPDANRLHYPVYAAPGNHDYYRWLGTTTSGTSTVVAQGLMARYGSGTGGIQEGNVCYSVDIGGVHFVCLGRYADDQVLAWLEADLAVTTRGTPIVCFLHYPLDDSGLWYTQAERDALAAKLVGHRVVCVLHGHSHDTHCYSWRGTTVFDDGATNEDADFGILRVTDSRTIYAQRQALSGGGDYWKWSGQFVTITGYALTGSGPIMGASISAGSDGGSTTTGVDGYYSLSVPVGWSGTVTPYKEGIVFSTPPRSYNNIQSSTAAQDYISDSVPPLAGTASSPARANAPFRVSYSGASDDYALARVDLWYRIGAGGLWTDSGLSSTGAGGGFTFAPDGDGIYYFDLVAVDSVGNRSAPASGDGDCHTIYDSTLRVFAITNRDLHGVIGEAAATYLFTAFGRVVSADLDAFTIDDGSAMPVRVLSPAHGLQIGDYVMAAGAWSPDSTHPALDASSVTKLQ
- a CDS encoding transcriptional regulator, giving the protein MAMQEFFATHPVFTYEEFADHLALRDSSNVRTRKALLTHYTKSGRLVRVRRGLYSVVPFGQTPEMVHPDPFLIASRMTPDAALAYHTALEFHGRAYSAFHEFTYLTRTATRRAEFRGDTFRGAAFPTSLLQRRQENFGVETADRSGLEARVTNLERTLVDVLDRPASSGGWEEIWRSLESVEYFDLEQVTEYALMLDNATTVAKVGFYLEQHAEQLMVEESSLPRLRAHVPKRAHYLERSAREPARLVEPWNLIVPERILNRSWEEVR
- a CDS encoding nucleotidyl transferase AbiEii/AbiGii toxin family protein codes for the protein MRVSIEHLTAESAATGFRPEMLEKVIHLLGLLEGFTHHPYLKNRIALKGGTALNLFVFDLPRLSVDIDLNYIGAADRDTMLAERPKVEQAIAAVCGRQDFGIQRIPEDHAGGKWRLRYDSALGQGGNVEVDLNFMFRVLLWPLEVRGSRQVGSHSVSGIPVLNEHELAAGKLAALLSRHAARDLFDAHLFLTQAAFDPCRLRLAFTVYGAMSRNDWRTVSVDDVGFETRELRSTLFPVLRSEHLAGVTDSDDWARQMVEETRTALSVVLPFSDAEREFLDRVLDHGQLEPSRLTDDADLADRILHHPALLWKVQNIREFKGR
- a CDS encoding winged helix-turn-helix transcriptional regulator, which gives rise to MTTMSIGSALFGGVRQAVLAILFCHSDESFHLRHIVRAVGMGHGAVQRELARLVDAGLVIRSRRGNQVLYKANKESPVFAELRGLMVKTVGIADVLRASLAALSDRIEVAFMYGSVARGTERVNRRTSMTLLRA
- a CDS encoding nucleotidyl transferase AbiEii/AbiGii toxin family protein; protein product: MIPNAYITEWQQYAPWSHPDMVEQDLVISRVLLELFGDEEISRRLAFRGGTALYKLFLLPAARYSEDVDLVQLDPAPTGPTLDRIRGLLDHLLGVPNYQHRLASFRLVYRFVAEADPATTLRLKLEINTREHVGRTRIARMPLSVESRWISGSTEITTFPLEELLGTKLRALYQRKKGRDLFDLDYALRMSDLHAREVVEAFVEYVAADGLRITGPEFIANLMDKREDAHFRRDIVPLLRAGIEFDFDKAIDRVVQAFVRHIDAAWAGR
- a CDS encoding type IV toxin-antitoxin system AbiEi family antitoxin, yielding MKSLRAKDFVLSRLEHGYYTFSLQDAENAVGTGEKTRRALSRLAKHGWLFSPSTGFYVIIDPQHQGSGFLPVEWFVDDWMKHLGGRYYIGMLSAAMLHGASHQKPQQVQVVRDREFRDLAKGPYSISFFFKKQIPGTCCEKRQSPAGYFNVSTPEVTAYDILRYPKACPSLDLAATVLQELGERITSDHLAALIDSGSEVAVLQRLGWLLDNTGWAEKTGALADGLRGKQTKWRAARTDMPADGPRDPKWRVIANAEIEADL